In a single window of the Gossypium hirsutum isolate 1008001.06 chromosome A13, Gossypium_hirsutum_v2.1, whole genome shotgun sequence genome:
- the LOC107957662 gene encoding ubiquitin-activating enzyme E1 1 yields MALGGANYTEIDEDLHSRQLAVYGRETMRRLFASNILISGMQGLGAEIAKNLILAGVKSVTLHDEGVVEVWDLSSNFVFSETDVGKNRAVASVQKLQELNNAVIISTLTTKLTKEQLSNFQAVVFTDISFEKAIEFDDYCHNYNPPISFIKAEVRGLFGSIFCDFGPEFTVVDVDGEDPHTGIIASISNDYPAFVSCVDDERLEFQDGDLVVFSEVHGMTELNDGKPRKIKMARPYSFTLEEDTTKFGTYIKGGIVTQVKQPKVLNFKPLREALKDPGEFLLSDFSKFDRPPLLHIAFQALDKFVSDLGRFPVAGSEEDANKLISIAGNINERVGDGKVEDINPKLLRNFAFGARAVLNPMAAMFGGIVGQEVVKACSGKFHPLFQFFYFDSVESLPTEPLDPSDLKPLNTRYDAQISVFGSKLQKKLEDAKVFIVGSGALGCEFLKNIALMGVSCGDQGKLTVTDDDVIEKSNLSRQFLFRDWNIGQAKSTVAASAAASINSRLNIEALQNRVGPETENVFDDTFWENLTVIINALDNVNARLYIDQRCLYFQKPLLESGTLGAKCNTQMVIPHLTENYGASRDPPEKQAPMCTVHSFPHNIDHCLTWARSEFEGLLEKTPAEVNAYLSNPVEYKTAQRNAGDAQARDNLERVLECLEKEKCETFQDCIAWARLRFEDYFVNRVKQLIYTFPEDAATSTGAPFWSAPKRFPQPLQFSVVDPSHLQFVMAASILRAETFGIPIPDWIEHPKMLAEAIEKLIVPDFEPKKDVKIVTDEKANTLSVASIDDAAVIDELIFKLELCTKNLPLGFKMKPIQFEKDDDTNYHMDLIAGLANMRARNYSIPEVDKLKAKFIAGRIIPAIATSTAMATGLVCLELYKALDGGHKLEDYRNTFANLALPLFSMAEPVPPKTIKHSDMSWTVWDRWILKGNPSLRELIQWLKDKGLNAYSISYGSCLLYNSMFLRHRERMDKKMVDLALEVAKAELGPNGKHLDVVVACEDDEDNDIDIPQISIYFA; encoded by the exons ATGGCTCTTGGCGGTGCAAATTACACTGAAATCGATGAAGATCTCCATAGTCGGCAGCTGGCCGTCTATGGCCGTGAGACTATGAGGCGGCTTTTCGCATCGAATATTCTTATTTCCGGGATGCAAGGTCTTGGAGCTGAGATTG CAAAGAATCTCATTCTCGCTGGTGTCAAATCAGTGACTTTGCATGATGAAGGGGTGGTGGAAGTGTGGGATTTGTCCAGCAATTTTGTGTTTTCCGAGACTGATGTTGGTAAAAACAGGGCTGTTGCTTCTGTTCAGAAGTTGCAGGAACTTAACAATGCTGTGATCATTTCCACCTTAACAACAAAATTAACCAAGGAACAACTTTCCAACTTCCAG GCTGTTGTATTTACTGATATCAGTTTTGAGAAAGCTATTGAGTTTGATGATTATTGTCATAATTATAATCCTCCTATCTCTTTCATCAAGGCTGAAGTTAGAGGTCTTTTCGGttctatattttgtgattttggaCCTGAGTTCACTGTAGTTGATGTTGACGGAGAGGATCCTCATACGGGTATAATTGCATCTATAAGCAATGACTACCCAGCATTTGTATCATGTGTTGATGATGAAAGGCTTGAGTTTCAAGATGGGGATCTCGTTGTCTTCTCCGAAGTTCATGGAATGACAGAACTAAATGATGGAAAACCAAGGAAGATTAAGATGGCAAGGCCGTATTCATTTACTCTTGAAGAGGATACTACCAAATTTGGTACGTATATTAAAGGAGGTATTGTTACACAAGTGAAACAGCCAAAGGTGTTAAATTTCAAACCATTAAGAGAGGCTCTCAAAGATCCTGGTGAATTTCTGCTGAGTGATTTCTCAAAGTTTGACCGTCCACCTCTGTTACACATAGCATTCCAAGCACTGGATAAGTTTGTCTCTGATTTAGGACGTTTTCCAGTTGCTGGTTCAGAAGAAGATGCCAATAAGCTTATTTCTATCGCTGGTAACATTAATGAGAGAGTGGGAGATGGAAAGGTGGAAGATATCAACCCAAAACTTTTGCGAAACTTTGCCTTTGGTGCCAGAGCTGTACTGAATCCCATGGCTGCCATGTTTGGTGGAATTGTAGGACAAGAGGTTGTCAAAGCATGCTCTGGAAAGTTTCATCCCCTCTTTCAG TTCTTTTATTTTGACTCAGTGGAGTCACTTCCTACAGAGCCTCTGGACCCTAGTGATTTAAAACCATTAAATACCCGTTATGATGCACAAATTTCAGTGTTTGGGTCCAAGCTCCAAAAGAAACTGGAGGATGCAAAAGTATTCATCGTGGGATCTGGTGCTCTAGGTTGTGAGTTCTTAAAAAATATTGCTCTGATGGGAGTTTCATGTGGTGACCAAGGAAAGCTAACTGTCACTGATGATGATGTAATTGAGAAGAGCAACTTGAGCAGGCAGTTTCTCTTCCGGGATTGGAATATTGGGCAGGCCAAATCCACAGTTGCTGCTTCTGCTGCTGCATCAATAAATTCTCGTTTAAACATTGAAGCTTTGCAAAACCGCGTGGGTCCTGAAACTGAAAATGTGTTCGATGACACCTTCTGGGAGAATTTAACCGTGATTATCAATGCATTGGATAATGTTAATGCTAGGCTTTATATTGATCAGAGGTGCTTATATTTCCAGAAACCACTTCTTGAGTCAGGAACCCTAGGTGCTAAATGCAACACTCAGATGGTCATTCCTCACCTAACTGAAAACTATGGTGCTTCAAGAGACCCACCTGAGAAACAGGCTCCTATGTGCACTGTGCATTCGTTCCCTCACAATATTGACCATTGTTTGACATGGGCTCGATCTGAGTTTGAGGGTCTTCTTGAGAAAACTCCTGCTGAAGTAAATGCATATCTGTCTAACCCAGTTGAGTACAAAACTGCACAAAGGAATGCTGGTGATGCTCAAGCTAGAGATAATTTGGAACGGGTTCTTGAATGCCTTGAGAAAGAGAAGTGTGAAACATTCCAAGACTGCATTGCTTGGGCTCGTCTAAG ATTTGAAGACTACTTCGTGAATCGTGTAAAGCAGCTGATTTATACGTTTCCTGAAGATGCTGCAACCAGTACAGGGGCTCCGTTCTGGTCTGCCCCAAAAAGATTCCCTCAGCCACTTCAGTTCTCAGTAGTTGATCCAAGTCATCTGCAATTTGTTATGGCTGCTTCTATCCTGAGGGCTGAAACATTTGGCATTCCTATTCCTGATTGGATTGAGCATCCGAAGATGTTGGCTGAGGCTATTGAGAAACTAATAGTCCCAGACTTTGAGCCGAAGAAAGATGTAAAAATTGTAACGGATGAGAAGGCTAATACACTCTCTGTTGCATCTATAGATGATGCAGCAGTTATCGATGAACTCATCTTCAAGTTAGAGCTTTGCACGAAAAATTTGCCACTAGGGTTCAAGATGAAACCTATTCAGTTTGAGAAG GATGATGATACAAACTACCATATGGATCTGATAGCTGGGCTTGCAAATATGAGGGCCAGGAACTACAGCATTCCAGAGGTGGACAAGCTGAAAGCCAAGTTCATTGCTGGAAGAATTATCCCTGCAATTGCCACTTCCACAGCTATGGCCACTGGTCTCGTCTGCCTGGAACTTTACAAAGCTCTGGATGGAGGACACAAACTGGAAGACTACCGTAACACTTTCGCAAACCTTGCACTGCCTCTATTCTCTATGGCAGAGCCGGTTCCACCCAAAACCATCAAACACAGTGACATGAGCTGGACTGTTTGGGACCGATGGATCCTGAAAGGCAACCCAAGTTTGAGAGAACTCATCCAGTGGCTGAAAGATAAGGGGTTGAATGCCTACAGTATATCTTATGGAAGTTGCTTGTTGTATAATAGCATGTTTCTTCGGCACAGAGAACGAATGGACAAGAAGATGGTAGATCTAGCCCTTGAAGTGGCTAAGGCTGAATTGGGCCCAAACGGAAAGCACCTGGATGTCGTTGTGGCTTGCGAGGATGATGAGGACAATGATATTGACATTCCACAAATATCTATCTACTTCGCCTAG
- the LOC107957663 gene encoding ethylene-overproduction protein 1, which yields MLGLKKLIERFKGTQVHALNPPGSNGVNTTGSSSTPGNCRVKFKGSKQKSSKACSGSGAETLIPFGFPRTDHLEPSIEPHLKPIQLIETLADLFRRSEACLESEKSLIYIEQYSILSSLGDPKLLRRCLRAARQHALDVHSKVVLSAWLRYERREDELEGVSPMDCSSRFILECPKATLVYGYDPNSIYDNCKCYQECAQSTDSHISKVKTLEEDSDVSFCVGNEEIDCIRFKIAALSRPLKAMLYGSFKESKSCKIDFSHTGISVEGMRAVDLYSRTRRVDLFHPEVVLELLSFANRFCCEEMKSDCDIHLASLVSCIEDALILIEYGLEERANFLVASCLQLLLRELPTSLYNPKVMKMFCSFEAKERLASAGHASFILYYFLSQVSMEVNTVSNVTVMLLERLRECAAQKWQKALALHQLGCVLLERQEYTSAQCCFEAAAEASHVYSLAGNARCRFKQGQRYSAYKLMSLVISEYKAVGWMYQERSLYNVGKDKIDDLNTATELDPTLVFPYKYRAVLKAEEKQTTAAILEIDRIIGFKLEPDCLELRAWFFIAIEDYGSALRDVQALFTLDPNYRMFDEHVSGDNLIEFLSLKVEQGSQADCWMQLYDRWSCLDDIGSLAVIHQMLVNDPGKSLLRFRQFLLLLRLNCQKAAMRCLRLARNLSSSEHKKLVYEGWILHDTGHREEAIARADESISIQRSFEAFFLKAYILADTSLGPESSYVIQLLEEAIRCPSDGLRKGQALNNLGSIYVDCGKLDEATNCYMNALEIKHTRAHQGLARIHFLRNKRKAAYDEMSKLIDKACSNASIYEKRSEYCDGSMAKNDLNMATRLDPLRTYPYRYRAAVLMDEQKDSEAIKEVSKAIAFKPDLQMLHLRAAFYESIGDLKSAVCDCEAAICLEPNHIDTLDLYNKARGK from the exons ATGCTTGGTCTTAAAAAGTTAATAGAGAGATTCAAAGGCACTCAAGTTCATGCCTTGAATCCACCAGGTAGCAATGGTGTTAACACTACTGGTTCTTCTTCTACACCCGGCAATTGTAGAGTTAAGTTTAAAGGATCAAAACAGAAATCCTCTAAGGCCTGCTCTGGTTCAGGAGCTGAAACTCTTATTCCTTTTGGATTCCCTAGAACTGACCACCTTGAGCCATCCATAGAACCTCACTTGAAACCTATTCAGTTAATAGAAACCTTAGCTGATCTCTTTCGCCGGTCTGAAGCTTGTTTAGAATCTGAGAAATCATTAATATACATTGAGCAGTACTCGATTTTGAGCAGCCTTGGTGATCCGAAGTTACTGAGAAGATGCCTCCGTGCCGCAAGGCAACATGCCTTGGATGTGCACTCAAAGGTAGTTTTATCAGCTTGGTTGAGGTATGAGAGGAGGGAAGATGAGCTTGAAGGTGTGTCCCCAATGGATTGCAGTAGTAGATTCATTCTTGAATGTCCTAAGGCTACTCTTGTATACGGGTATGATCCAAACTCGATTTATGACAACTGCAAGTGTTATCAAGAATGTGCCCAGTCCACTGATTCGCATATCTCTAAGGTGAAAACATTGGAAGAAGATAGTGATGTTTCATTTTGCGTAGGCAATGAGGAGATTGATTGTATTCGATTTAAAATTGCTGCACTTTCTAGACCACTTAAGGCCATGTTATATGGTAGTTTCAAGGAGTCAAAAAGTTGTAAAATCGATTTTTCACATACTGGTATCTCTGTAGAGGGAATGAGAGCTGTGGATTTGTACAGTAGGACTAGGAGGGTGGATTTGTTTCATCCTGAGGTTGTTTTAGAGCTCTTATCGTTTGCAAATAGGTTCTGTTGTGAGGAAATGAAGTCCGATTGTGATATTCATTTAGCTTCTTTAGTGAGCTGTATAGAGGATGCTTTGATCCTTATCGAATACGGGTTAGAAGAAAGGGCGAATTTTCTAGTAGCTTCGTGTTTACAGTTGTTGTTAAGAGAACTCCCAACTTCTCTTTATAACCCCAAAGTGATGAAAATGTTTTGTAGCTTTGAGGCAAAGGAGAGATTAGCATCAGCAGGGCATGCTTCTTTCATCTTGTATTATTTCCTAAGCCAGGTGTCTATGGAAGTGAATACAGTGTCGAATGTGACCGTGATGTTGTTAGAAAGGTTGAGAGAATGTGCGGCACAAAAATGGCAAAAGGCTCTAGCTTTGCATCAACTGGGATGTGTGTTGCTTGAGAGACAAGAATATACAAGTGCTCAATGTTGTTTCGAAGCAGCTGCTGAGGCAAGCCATGTTTATTCATTAGCTGGTAATGCAAGATGCAGATTCAAGCAAGGACAACGGTACTCAGCTTATAAGTTGATGAGCTTGGTTATCTCCGAGTATAAAGCAGTTGGCTGGATGTACCAGGAACGATCTTTGTATAATGTTGGGAAGGATAAGATTGATGATTTGAACACTGCAACAGAGTTGGATCCCACCCTTGTGTTCCCGTATAAATATCGAGCAGTCTTGAAGGCCGAGGAGAAGCAAACTACTGCTGCTATTTTGGAGATTGATAGAATCATAGGATTCAAACTTGAACCAGACTGCTTAGAATTACGAGCTTGGTTCTTCATAGCAATTGAGGATTATGGAAGTGCTCTGAGAGATGTTCAAGCACTGTTTACTTTGGACCCAAATTATAGGATGTTTGATGAGCACGTAAGCGGGGATAATTTGATTGAGTTCCTCAGCCTTAAGGTTGAACAAGGAAGCCAGGCTGATTGCTGGATGCAACTTTATGATCGATGGTCGTGTTTAGATGATATCGGCTCACTAGCAGTAATTCACCAGATGCTGGTTAATGACCCTGGAAAAAGCCTGCTTAGATTTCGGCAATTTCTACTTCTTTTGAG GTTAAACTGCCAAAAGGCTGCTATGCGATGTTTGCGATTAGCTCGTAACCTTTCTAGTTCTGAACACAAAAAGCTAGTTTATGAAGGATGGATTTTACACGACACTGGCCATCGTGAAGAAGCTATTGCTAGAGCTGATGAATCCATTTCGATCCAGAGGTCATTTGAAGCCTTTTTCTTGAAAGCTTACATATTGGCAGATACGAGTCTGGGTCCCGAATCCTCTTATGTCATTCAACTTCTCGAGGAAGCCATTAGATGTCCTTCGGATGGTCTTCGTAAAGGACAA GCACTCAATAATTTAGGCTCTATCTATGTGGATTGTGGTAAACTGGATGAAGCTACAAACTGTTATATGAATGCCCTTGAAATCAAGCATACAAGAGCTCATCAAGGGTTAGCCCGTATTCATTTTTTAAGAAATAAGCGAAAAGCCGCATATGATGAGATGTCCAAACTGATAGATAAGGCATGTAGTAATGCCTCGATATATGAAAAGCGGTCTGAATATTGTGATGGTTCGATGGCCAAGAATGATCTCAACATGGCAACCAGACTGGATCCACTTAGAACATACCCATATAGATACAGGGCAgctg TGCTGATGGATGAGCAAAAAGACAGTGAGGCAATTAAGGAGGTTTCAAAAGCTATAGCTTTCAAGCCTGACCTGCAAATGCTTCATCTTCGAGCCGCTTTTTATGAGTCAATTGGTGACCTGAAATCGGCTGTTTGTGATTGTGAAGCAGCTATTTGCTTGGAACCCAATCATATAGACACGCTTGATTTGTATAATAAAGCCAGGGGAAAGTGA